The window GGTTCAGTGTCCTGACCGCGCTCATCGGCTTATCGGTCATTCTCGTGTTGCCGCGGATTGCACCGAAAGTTCCGCTCCTGCTCGTTGCGCTGCTCGTCCCGACGCTCCTTTCGATCTTTTTATTTCCAGGAAAGGTAGAAACAATCGGGACCGCCTTTGGAGGGATTCCCAAAACGCTTCCCAGCTTTTCATTCCCGGACATCTCCTTGTCCAAACTGGTCAATCTTTGGCAGCCTGCCCTCGTTATCGCGGCGTTGGGCGCCATCGAATCCCTGTTATCCGCGGTCGTTGCAGATGGCATGAAACCGGAAGAACCGAAACATAATTCCAAACGGGAACTGTTTGGCCAAGGAATCGCCAATATCGTCACACCGCTGTTCGGCGGGATTCCAGCCACTGGAGCAATTGCACGGACGGCGACGAATATCCGGTCCGGGGCCGTCAGCCCGGTTTCGGGTGTGACACAAAGCCTTTTCGTTCTCGCTTTCCTGTTGCTTTTCGCACCGTACGCTTCCTACATCCCACTCGCCGCGATGGCGCCGATTCTCATGTATGTCGCCTGGAATATGAGCGCCCGCCAAGCGTTCGTCCATATTCTGTCCATTCGTTCGAGCGATTCGATCGTTTTAGTAACGACGTTCCTGCTGACTATTTTCGTCAATTTGACCATCGCTGTACAAGTCGGGATTCTCCTGGCAGCTTTGTCTTTCTTACGCAAAATGAGCGGCAAACTAAGCATTAAAGAAGGCAAACTGTCCGAAGTGGAATTGGTGAAATTCGGAGGCAACAATCCGGAAGCCATCCAAAAATATATTATCGACGGACCGATATTTTTCGGTACCGCCAAAGTGTTCGAAGACCAGCTCCCTGCTCTGTTACAAACGAAGGCGAAGCGAATGATCCTCGATCTGGAGCACCTATCCGTCATTGACGCAACCGGCGAGGCTGCCCTTTCAGCTCTGCTCGACGATGCCAAAAAAGCGGGCATCCAGATTATCGTCAAACGGCTCCCGAAAGAGAAGATCCCGATTTTCAAAAAAAGCGGCCTTTACGAAAAGGTCGGAGAAGAGAACTTCTTTATGTGAGGGTAGATATTATTCTTAATAACTGAAAGGAGATATTAAAATACAAAGAGTTCGGTATAAAATTACCGAACTCGCAGACTGTAGACAAACTCCAGAAATTTTGGAGTTTGCCTACAGTCTTTTTTCTTTTACAATGGAAGTAATCTTAGGAAATGTTGATTTCCGCTGCGGATGGACGCTTTCCGCGGGCACGGCTTCAGCCGCTTCCCTCGCTGCGCTCAGTCCAGGGTCTTCCGCTCGTGCTGTTCCCGCTGGAGTCGCCATCCTCCGCTCCAATCAACAGTTTTTCCTTCAAACTTACAGAGGTGATGGATATGATGACGAAGAATCAAATGAACCAACGAGAACAGTTGGAAATGCTGACTATTGAACAGTTGGTGCCCCAGGATCATTTGGTACGTAAACTGGATGCAGCCATTGACTTCGCGTTCATCTATCCATTGGTGGAAGACCTGTACTCGACAATCGGGAGACCCAGTATCGACCCGGTGGTACTGATCAAAATGACATTCATCCAATATACCTTCGGCATACGATCCATGCGCCAAACGATCAAAGAAATTGAAACGAATATGGCATACCGCTGGTTTCTCGGCTTTGGCTTTCATACAGAGGTGCCCCATTTTTCCACATTCGGGAAGAACTACATTCGCCGTTTTAAAGATACGGATCTATTTGAACAGATCTTCTATCGGGTGCTGAAGGAGGTCGCAGATCGTGGGCTTCTTAGCCCGGATCATGTCTTTATCGACTCCACCCATGTGAAAGCGAGTGCGAACAAGCGCAAGTTTCAAAAGAAAGTGGTTCGGAAAGAGACCCGGGCATATGAGAAGAAGCTCCAGGAGGAGCTCAACATGGACCGAGAAGAGAATGGGAAGAAACCGTTCCCTCCGGAGAAGTTCGAAAAGGAAGAACATAAAGAGATCAAGGAGTCAACGACAGACCCGGAGAGTGGCTACTATGTAAAGGACGAACGGACCAAGCAGTTCGCCTATTCCTTCCATGCAGCTACGGATGAAAAGGGATTTGTTCTCGCAAACATCGTCACTCCAGGTAATGTCCATGACAGCCATATGCTTGAGCCGCTGGTACAGAAGATCATCGACAAAGTGAAGCGGCCAATTGCCGTTGCCGCCGATGCAGCCTACAAGACGCCCGCGATTGCGAACTTCCTGATTGAACATCAGATCCTTCCTGCACTTCCTTACAAACGGCCAATGACCAAGGAGGGTTTCTTCCGAAAACACGAGTATGTCTATGACGAGCACTATGACTGCTATCTCTGTCCGGAAGGACAAGTCTTACCCTATAGGACGACCACAAGGGAGGGATACCGTCAGTATGCCTCGGCACCATCCATTTGTGCATCGTGCCCGGTGATCAGTCAATGCACTCAAAGTAAGAATCAGCAGAAGATCATTCAACGTCATATCTGGCAGGATTACCTGGATGTAGCGGAGGATTTGAGACATCATCATGAGATCAAAGAGATATACGGGAGGCGTAAAGAGACGATTGAACGTGTCTTTGCCGACGCCAAAGAAAAGCATGGCATGCGATGGACAACCCTACGAGGGCTAAAAAAATTGTCCATGCAGGCGATGCTTACGTTTGCTGCTTTGAATCTTAAGAAGTTGGCCAGCTGGACGTGGAAAGCGCCAGCCACGGCGTAATAGAAAGAAAAATAGAAGAGTGGTAGGGCTCATTTCCGTAAAAAAACGCTTAAAACAGGAAAAGGGTTGGAAATCAAATTGATTTCCAACCCTTTTGTCTACAGTCTGAGAGTTCGGTATAAAATTACCGAACTCGAGTTTATTCAAGCGCTTCCACTTTAATAAAAAGCCATCCCATTTTAATCAACCAGAAAATACTGTCTCACTTCACCAAAGCTAATGAAATTGCTGGAATATACGTCACCATAAATAGGGCTATAAGCAAAACGATGTACAACGGCCAACTTTTTCTCAGAAACTCAACAATCGAAATATTGGCTGCAGCGCTTGTCGTAAACATAACTGTTCCAAGAGGAGGGGTTATACTTCCTATTGCTAAATTCATTGCTACAATGATTCCAAAGTGAACCAAATCTACTCCAATTTCTGCAACCAGCGGGGTCAACAATGGTGTTAACAAAACGATACTCGCTGTACCCTCTATAAACATTCCTATAATTAAAAGCATAATGTTAATTAGAAGTAAAACAATAATTGGGTTTTCAGATAAACCTAACACTAATTCCGCAACTTGTTGTGGGATTCTTTCCCAAGTTAGTACCCAACCGAAAGCAGAAGATGCCGCTACAATAATCATTACCACGGCTGTTAAGGTGACAGATTCACCGATGACTTCTTTTAGCATTTTCATAGTAATCTTTTTATAAACAAAGTA is drawn from Sporosarcina sp. FSL W7-1349 and contains these coding sequences:
- a CDS encoding SulP family inorganic anion transporter translates to MLKDNRYINYNVAGFRQDLIAGVTVGIVAIPLGMAFAIASGVKPEYGLYTTIIAGLLVALFGGSRYQIAGPTGAFIPILLGVVLQYGYEDLLIAGLLAGVFLVIMSFLGVSNLIHFVPKSVTIGFTSGIAIIIFTGQIGNFLGLTGLEQKEFFHENMIGLFRNLHMINWFSVLTALIGLSVILVLPRIAPKVPLLLVALLVPTLLSIFLFPGKVETIGTAFGGIPKTLPSFSFPDISLSKLVNLWQPALVIAALGAIESLLSAVVADGMKPEEPKHNSKRELFGQGIANIVTPLFGGIPATGAIARTATNIRSGAVSPVSGVTQSLFVLAFLLLFAPYASYIPLAAMAPILMYVAWNMSARQAFVHILSIRSSDSIVLVTTFLLTIFVNLTIAVQVGILLAALSFLRKMSGKLSIKEGKLSEVELVKFGGNNPEAIQKYIIDGPIFFGTAKVFEDQLPALLQTKAKRMILDLEHLSVIDATGEAALSALLDDAKKAGIQIIVKRLPKEKIPIFKKSGLYEKVGEENFFM
- a CDS encoding IS1182 family transposase, producing MMTKNQMNQREQLEMLTIEQLVPQDHLVRKLDAAIDFAFIYPLVEDLYSTIGRPSIDPVVLIKMTFIQYTFGIRSMRQTIKEIETNMAYRWFLGFGFHTEVPHFSTFGKNYIRRFKDTDLFEQIFYRVLKEVADRGLLSPDHVFIDSTHVKASANKRKFQKKVVRKETRAYEKKLQEELNMDREENGKKPFPPEKFEKEEHKEIKESTTDPESGYYVKDERTKQFAYSFHAATDEKGFVLANIVTPGNVHDSHMLEPLVQKIIDKVKRPIAVAADAAYKTPAIANFLIEHQILPALPYKRPMTKEGFFRKHEYVYDEHYDCYLCPEGQVLPYRTTTREGYRQYASAPSICASCPVISQCTQSKNQQKIIQRHIWQDYLDVAEDLRHHHEIKEIYGRRKETIERVFADAKEKHGMRWTTLRGLKKLSMQAMLTFAALNLKKLASWTWKAPATA